In Vibrio marisflavi CECT 7928, the following are encoded in one genomic region:
- the rpoD gene encoding RNA polymerase sigma factor RpoD, with product MDQNPQSQLKLLVIKGKEQGYLTYAEVNDHLPAEIVDSEQVEDIIQMINDMGIKVVETAPDADDLALNDDNTITDEDAAEAAAAALSSVENEIGRTTDPVRMYMREMGTVELLTREGEIDIAKRIEDGINQVQNSVAEYPGTIPYILEQFDKVQAEELRLTDLITGFVDPNDDETTAPTATHIGSELSEQELEDEDEEDVDGEESDDSEEEEEDTGIDPELALEKFTALRNTFQDYQLAVNEHGTESGHASQAQELVQEVFAEFRLTPKQFDHLVNELRTSMDRVRTQERLIMRQAVEYSKMPKKSFIAIFTGNESDEAWLDEVLASDKPYVEKLKGFEDEIRRSVQKLKAIEEETSLTVQSIKDISRRMSIGEAKARRAKKEMVEANLRLVISIAKKYTNRGLQFLDLIQEGNIGLMKAVDKFEYRRGYKFSTYATWWIRQAITRSIADQARTIRIPVHMIETINKLNRISRQMLQEMGREPLPEELAERMQMPEDKIRKVLKIAKEPISMETPIGDDEDSHLGDFIEDTTLELPLDSATSGSLKVATKDVLAGLTPREAKVLRMRFGIDMNTDHTLEEVGKQFDVTRERIRQIEAKALRKLRHPSRSETLRSFLDE from the coding sequence ATGGATCAAAATCCGCAGTCACAGCTCAAACTACTTGTTATAAAAGGCAAGGAACAGGGCTATCTGACCTACGCCGAAGTTAACGACCACCTACCAGCAGAGATCGTCGACTCTGAACAGGTTGAAGACATTATTCAGATGATAAACGACATGGGTATCAAAGTAGTGGAAACTGCTCCTGATGCCGATGATCTTGCTCTGAACGATGACAATACCATCACTGATGAAGACGCTGCTGAAGCCGCCGCTGCTGCACTTTCAAGTGTAGAAAACGAGATTGGCCGTACAACTGACCCTGTTCGCATGTATATGCGTGAAATGGGTACTGTTGAGCTACTAACTCGTGAAGGCGAAATCGACATTGCTAAGCGCATTGAAGATGGCATCAACCAAGTACAAAATTCTGTTGCTGAATACCCAGGAACTATTCCTTACATTCTTGAGCAATTTGATAAAGTTCAAGCTGAAGAATTGCGTCTAACAGACCTTATCACTGGGTTTGTCGATCCTAACGATGATGAGACAACTGCTCCGACAGCAACTCACATCGGTTCTGAACTTTCAGAGCAAGAGCTCGAAGACGAAGATGAAGAAGATGTCGACGGAGAAGAAAGCGACGACAGTGAAGAGGAAGAAGAAGATACAGGTATCGATCCAGAGCTAGCTTTGGAGAAGTTCACTGCACTTCGCAACACTTTCCAAGACTACCAACTTGCTGTTAATGAGCATGGCACAGAAAGTGGCCACGCATCACAAGCGCAAGAGCTAGTTCAAGAAGTCTTCGCTGAATTCCGTTTGACGCCTAAGCAATTTGATCACCTAGTAAACGAGCTACGCACCTCTATGGATCGTGTACGTACTCAAGAACGTTTGATCATGCGCCAAGCTGTTGAATACAGCAAAATGCCGAAAAAATCTTTTATTGCTATCTTCACAGGCAACGAGTCTGACGAAGCATGGTTAGATGAAGTACTTGCTTCTGACAAACCTTATGTTGAAAAACTAAAAGGCTTTGAAGATGAGATCCGTCGCTCGGTTCAAAAACTAAAAGCAATCGAAGAAGAGACTTCTTTAACTGTACAAAGCATTAAAGACATCAGCCGTCGTATGTCTATTGGTGAAGCAAAAGCTCGCCGAGCTAAGAAAGAGATGGTTGAAGCGAACTTACGTCTGGTTATCTCTATCGCGAAGAAATACACCAACCGTGGCCTACAATTCTTGGATCTTATCCAGGAAGGTAACATCGGCTTGATGAAAGCAGTAGATAAGTTCGAATACCGTCGTGGTTATAAGTTCTCTACTTATGCAACATGGTGGATCCGTCAGGCTATCACTCGCTCGATTGCAGACCAAGCGCGTACTATCCGTATTCCGGTACACATGATCGAAACGATCAACAAGCTAAACCGTATCTCTCGTCAAATGCTACAAGAGATGGGTCGTGAGCCGCTACCGGAAGAATTGGCAGAACGCATGCAAATGCCAGAAGACAAAATCCGCAAAGTGCTGAAGATCGCTAAAGAGCCAATCTCAATGGAGACACCAATCGGTGACGACGAAGATTCGCATCTAGGTGATTTCATTGAGGATACCACTCTAGAACTACCACTAGATTCAGCTACTTCTGGTAGCTTGAAAGTGGCAACAAAAGACGTTCTAGCGGGTCTAACGCCTCGTGAAGCGAAAGTACTGCGTATGCGTTTCGGTATCGATATGAACACTGACCATACTCTAGAAGAAGTAGGTAAGCAGTTCGACGTAACTCGTGAACGTATTCGTCAGATCGAAGCAAAAGCACTGAGAAAACTACGCCATCCAAGCCGCTCAGAAACACTGCGCAGCTTCTTGGATGAATAG
- the dnaG gene encoding DNA primase: MAGHIPRQFIDDLLARLDIVDVIDARVKLKKQGKNYGACCPFHNEKTPSFSVSQEKQFYHCFGCGVHGNAIDFLMEYERLDFVETIEELASLVGAEVPREQRNPNAPQSNQPRANSEQKRNLYDLMASIGQFYRQQLKQSQNRSAIDYLKQRGLSGEIVQKFGIGYISDEWDLIRKNFGQTQETQDMLVSGGMLIENDKGNRYDRFRGRVMFPIRDRRGRVIGFGGRTLGDGTPKYLNSPETPIFHKGKELYGLYEVLQAHREPEQILVVEGYMDVVALAQYGVDYSVASLGTSTTGDHLQVLFRQTNTVVCCYDGDRAGKEAAWRALENALTYLKSGHTLKFLFLPDGEDPDSYIRQHGREAFETKVAEATPLSSYLFDNLIELHQINLGNNEGKSALRAQASNLINKIPDPYFQELLEKILDERTGFDNQLRQKKKPARQVTHNPRKEIKRTPMREVIALLIQNPSYAEMVPDLSSIKELALPGLSLFMEVLEYCNSHPHIKTGQLLEQWRNKENETLLSRLASWNIPLNEDNQEDIFLDSLDNILAQCVEKQIENLQAKARSVGLSTEEKRELQALMLDLKA; the protein is encoded by the coding sequence ATGGCAGGACACATCCCAAGACAATTTATTGATGATCTCCTAGCTCGTCTTGATATCGTTGACGTGATCGACGCGCGAGTAAAACTTAAAAAACAAGGAAAAAATTACGGCGCTTGCTGCCCCTTCCATAACGAGAAAACCCCTTCATTTAGCGTAAGCCAAGAGAAACAGTTCTATCACTGCTTTGGCTGTGGTGTACACGGTAATGCCATTGACTTCTTGATGGAGTATGAACGCCTCGATTTTGTAGAAACCATCGAAGAGCTTGCTTCCTTGGTCGGTGCAGAAGTCCCAAGAGAACAACGTAATCCAAACGCACCTCAATCTAATCAGCCTCGTGCTAACAGTGAGCAAAAAAGAAACCTCTACGATCTCATGGCCAGCATTGGTCAATTTTATCGCCAGCAACTTAAGCAATCGCAAAATCGCTCTGCCATCGATTATTTAAAGCAACGTGGCCTATCTGGTGAAATCGTACAGAAGTTTGGTATTGGTTATATCTCTGATGAGTGGGATTTAATTCGCAAGAACTTTGGTCAAACTCAAGAGACTCAAGACATGTTAGTCTCTGGCGGTATGTTGATTGAGAACGACAAAGGCAACCGCTACGACCGTTTCCGTGGCCGAGTTATGTTCCCGATCCGAGACAGGCGTGGACGAGTCATCGGTTTTGGTGGCCGTACTCTTGGCGATGGCACCCCAAAATACTTAAACTCACCAGAAACACCTATCTTCCATAAAGGCAAAGAGCTCTACGGCTTATACGAAGTGCTTCAGGCTCACCGTGAACCAGAACAAATATTAGTGGTTGAAGGCTATATGGACGTGGTCGCGCTCGCGCAGTACGGAGTGGATTATTCCGTTGCATCACTTGGCACCTCTACAACTGGCGATCATCTTCAAGTACTGTTTAGGCAAACCAATACGGTTGTGTGTTGTTATGACGGCGACAGAGCAGGTAAAGAAGCGGCTTGGCGTGCATTAGAAAATGCCCTAACGTACCTAAAAAGCGGACACACTCTAAAATTTCTATTTTTGCCAGATGGTGAAGACCCAGATAGCTATATTCGTCAGCACGGCCGCGAAGCATTTGAGACAAAAGTGGCAGAAGCAACACCTCTTTCAAGTTACTTATTCGATAACTTGATTGAGCTTCACCAAATTAATTTAGGTAATAATGAAGGTAAATCAGCGCTGCGAGCTCAAGCCTCTAACCTAATTAATAAAATCCCTGACCCGTACTTCCAAGAGCTGCTAGAAAAAATACTCGATGAACGTACCGGATTTGATAATCAGCTTAGGCAGAAAAAAAAGCCAGCAAGGCAAGTAACTCATAATCCTAGAAAAGAGATAAAGCGCACTCCGATGCGTGAAGTAATTGCTTTGCTAATTCAAAATCCGAGCTATGCTGAAATGGTACCCGACCTCTCAAGTATTAAAGAGTTAGCCTTACCGGGATTAAGTTTATTTATGGAGGTGCTTGAATATTGCAACAGCCATCCCCATATAAAAACGGGCCAACTGCTAGAACAGTGGCGAAATAAAGAAAATGAGACCCTTCTGTCTCGTCTCGCAAGTTGGAATATCCCACTTAACGAAGACAACCAAGAAGATATTTTTTTGGACTCATTGGACAATATACTTGCCCAATGTGTTGAGAAACAAATTGAGAACCTGCAGGCCAAAGCAAGAAGTGTCGGTTTATCAACCGAAGAAAAGAGGGAGCTACAAGCTTTAATGCTTGATTTAAAAGCGTAA
- a CDS encoding GatB/YqeY domain-containing protein, which translates to MALIEQLKEEQKSAMKAKDKPRLGTIRLALSAIKQREVDEQITLGDEDIISVLTKMVKQRRDSVAQYESAGRQDLADVEKAEITVLEEFMPQALSEDEVAALVESAITESGAAGMQDMGKVMGVLKPKIQGRADMGKVSGLVRSKLS; encoded by the coding sequence ATGGCTCTTATTGAACAACTCAAAGAAGAGCAAAAATCAGCGATGAAAGCCAAGGACAAACCGCGCCTTGGCACTATCCGTTTAGCCCTATCAGCAATTAAGCAACGTGAAGTCGACGAACAAATCACCCTAGGTGACGAAGACATCATCTCTGTGCTGACCAAAATGGTTAAACAACGTCGCGATTCTGTCGCTCAATATGAATCAGCAGGTCGCCAAGATCTAGCCGATGTCGAAAAAGCAGAAATTACCGTACTTGAGGAATTTATGCCTCAAGCGCTTAGCGAAGATGAAGTTGCAGCTCTTGTTGAAAGTGCTATTACTGAATCTGGTGCGGCCGGTATGCAAGACATGGGTAAAGTGATGGGTGTGCTTAAGCCAAAGATTCAAGGGCGAGCAGACATGGGCAAAGTAAGTGGTTTAGTTCGCTCTAAACTCTCTTAA
- the rpsU gene encoding 30S ribosomal protein S21, protein MPVVKVRENEPFDVALRRFKRSCEKAGILSEVRRREHYEKPTTVRKRAKAAAQKRHAKKLARENARRVRLY, encoded by the coding sequence ATGCCAGTAGTTAAAGTACGTGAAAACGAACCGTTCGACGTTGCACTACGTCGTTTCAAGCGCTCTTGCGAAAAAGCAGGTATCCTATCTGAAGTACGTCGTCGCGAGCACTATGAAAAACCAACAACAGTTCGTAAACGCGCTAAAGCAGCAGCTCAAAAGCGTCACGCTAAGAAGCTAGCTCGCGAAAACGCACGTCGTGTACGTCTGTACTAA
- the tsaD gene encoding tRNA (adenosine(37)-N6)-threonylcarbamoyltransferase complex transferase subunit TsaD translates to MRIIGIETSCDETGIAIYDDEKGLLSHQLYSQVDLHVDYGGVVPELASRDHVKKTIPLIKAALADANLTSKDIDGVAYTAGPGLVGALMVGASIGRSLAYAWDIPAVPVHHMEGHLLAPMLEDTPPPFPFIALLVSGGHTMLVEVKGIGEYAILGESIDDAAGEAFDKTAKLMGLDYPGGPILSRLAEKGNPGRFKFPRPMTDRPGLDMSFSGLKTFTANTIAANDNDEQTRADIAYAFQEAVCDTLVIKCKRALKQTGMKRIVIAGGVSANKQLRKSLEELANKIGGEVYYPRTEFCTDNGAMIAYAGMQRLKNDEVADLSIQVRPRWPIDELEPIKG, encoded by the coding sequence ATGCGCATTATTGGCATTGAAACTTCCTGTGATGAGACAGGTATTGCAATTTACGATGATGAGAAAGGACTGCTTTCTCATCAGTTATATAGCCAAGTGGATCTGCACGTCGACTATGGCGGTGTTGTTCCTGAACTTGCTTCTCGCGATCATGTGAAAAAAACGATACCACTAATAAAAGCAGCATTAGCAGATGCAAACCTAACATCGAAAGACATTGATGGTGTGGCTTACACTGCTGGCCCGGGCTTAGTTGGGGCGCTGATGGTAGGAGCGTCAATTGGTCGTAGCTTAGCGTATGCTTGGGATATACCGGCAGTGCCAGTACACCACATGGAAGGGCATTTGCTTGCGCCAATGTTGGAAGATACGCCACCACCATTCCCGTTTATCGCTTTGTTAGTCTCTGGTGGTCACACGATGCTAGTGGAAGTGAAGGGGATCGGTGAATATGCCATTCTTGGTGAATCCATTGATGATGCGGCGGGTGAAGCATTTGATAAAACAGCTAAACTAATGGGGTTGGATTATCCAGGAGGCCCAATTTTGTCTCGATTGGCAGAGAAAGGTAATCCGGGAAGGTTCAAATTCCCTCGCCCTATGACCGACCGTCCGGGGCTTGATATGAGCTTCTCTGGTTTAAAAACATTTACCGCAAATACAATTGCAGCCAATGACAATGATGAGCAGACTCGTGCTGATATTGCTTATGCTTTCCAAGAAGCAGTGTGCGATACGTTGGTTATCAAATGTAAGCGTGCTTTAAAGCAAACAGGCATGAAACGCATTGTTATTGCGGGCGGAGTGAGTGCTAACAAACAGTTACGTAAATCCTTGGAAGAATTGGCGAATAAGATTGGTGGAGAAGTCTATTATCCACGTACCGAGTTTTGTACCGACAATGGTGCGATGATCGCTTATGCAGGAATGCAAAGGTTGAAGAATGATGAAGTGGCAGACTTATCTATCCAAGTTCGACCGCGCTGGCCTATTGATGAGTTAGAGCCTATCAAAGGCTAG
- the plsY gene encoding glycerol-3-phosphate 1-O-acyltransferase PlsY codes for MTPLTLAIIIFAYLLGSISSAVLICRLLKLPDPRDSGSNNPGATNVLRIGGKKAAIAVLLCDMLKGTIPVWGSYYLGVDSVMLGVIAIAACLGHMYPIFFHFKGGKGVATALGSVAPIGLGLTGLIVATWLTIVVIFRYSSLAAIITVLLTPLYTWMIKPQFTLPVAMLCCLIVLRHHQNIRRLFEGTEPKIGDKEKTAANK; via the coding sequence ATGACCCCATTAACACTTGCGATAATCATTTTTGCTTATCTGCTAGGCTCGATCTCGAGTGCAGTGTTAATTTGTCGCCTGTTAAAACTCCCCGATCCAAGAGACTCCGGCTCCAATAATCCCGGAGCCACTAACGTACTCAGAATAGGCGGAAAAAAAGCAGCGATAGCCGTTTTGCTTTGCGACATGTTAAAAGGCACCATTCCAGTCTGGGGAAGTTACTACTTAGGCGTAGATTCCGTCATGCTTGGCGTGATCGCAATTGCCGCATGTCTTGGGCATATGTATCCGATTTTTTTCCACTTTAAAGGTGGTAAAGGCGTCGCAACTGCTTTGGGATCGGTAGCACCTATCGGACTTGGCTTAACCGGACTCATTGTCGCCACTTGGCTGACGATTGTGGTGATCTTTCGTTATTCTTCGCTTGCTGCCATCATCACCGTATTGCTTACACCACTTTATACTTGGATGATCAAACCTCAGTTCACTCTGCCCGTTGCAATGCTGTGCTGCCTGATCGTGCTACGTCACCATCAAAATATTCGTCGTTTGTTCGAAGGCACAGAGCCTAAAATCGGCGACAAAGAAAAAACGGCCGCTAATAAATAG
- the folB gene encoding dihydroneopterin aldolase, whose protein sequence is MDKVFIEQLEAITTIGVYDWEQEIKQKLVLDIEMAHDNRPAGLSDDVQDALDYAKVSEAILTHIESGRFLLVERVAEEIAELIMSTFSVPWIKIRLTKPGAVPQAKGVGVVIERGSL, encoded by the coding sequence ATGGATAAAGTTTTTATCGAGCAGTTAGAAGCAATCACAACCATTGGCGTTTACGATTGGGAACAGGAAATAAAACAGAAGTTAGTGCTAGATATTGAAATGGCGCATGATAATCGCCCTGCAGGGTTGAGCGATGATGTGCAAGATGCACTGGATTATGCCAAAGTGAGTGAAGCAATTTTGACTCATATTGAGTCTGGCCGTTTCTTATTGGTAGAGCGAGTAGCGGAAGAAATTGCCGAGTTAATCATGTCGACGTTTTCAGTGCCATGGATAAAAATTCGCCTGACGAAACCCGGTGCGGTTCCTCAAGCAAAGGGTGTTGGCGTGGTGATTGAGCGAGGCAGCTTATGA
- the folK gene encoding 2-amino-4-hydroxy-6-hydroxymethyldihydropteridine diphosphokinase encodes MIVAYIGVGSNIDPCKHSEVAVSELSKLGCDLKVSTIYECDALGFDGQPFYNFVVELQTNLTLTEFSRRLREIEFDWGRKENSDKYQDRTLDLDLILFGEEISEQNPQIPRVDIYKYPFVIQPLYELCPDRVIPSDSKSIRQVWQDSQQLDSLKPVERWFDI; translated from the coding sequence ATGATTGTAGCCTATATCGGGGTAGGCTCAAATATAGACCCTTGTAAGCACTCTGAAGTGGCGGTAAGCGAATTGTCGAAGCTTGGATGCGATTTAAAAGTTTCGACTATTTATGAGTGTGATGCGCTAGGGTTTGACGGCCAGCCCTTTTACAACTTTGTTGTAGAGTTACAAACCAACTTAACCTTAACTGAATTCAGTCGTCGATTACGTGAAATAGAATTCGATTGGGGACGAAAAGAAAATAGCGACAAATATCAAGATCGTACACTCGACTTGGATTTGATTTTGTTTGGTGAAGAAATTTCAGAGCAGAACCCTCAGATCCCTAGAGTGGATATATATAAATATCCATTCGTTATCCAACCGTTATATGAACTTTGCCCAGATAGAGTCATACCATCTGATAGCAAAAGTATTCGTCAAGTCTGGCAAGATTCACAGCAGCTAGATTCTCTCAAACCTGTCGAGCGTTGGTTCGACATTTAA
- a CDS encoding undecaprenyl-diphosphate phosphatase has protein sequence MSYMESFLLALIQGLTEFLPISSSAHLILPSAILGWEDQGLAFDVAVHVGTLAAVVIYFRQEVIDLLSAFFASIFKGDRSKEAKLAWMIIIATIPAALFGLLMKDFIELYLRSAWVIATTTIVFGLLLWWADKRSSLTDDEYTADWKKSLFIGVSQALAMIPGTSRSGITMTAALHLGFTREAAARFSFLMSIPIILLAGGYLGLKLVTSGEPVHVGFLLTGIATSFVSAYVCIHYFLALINRIGMLPFVIYRLTLGVVLFGFLLLS, from the coding sequence ATGAGTTACATGGAGTCGTTTTTGTTGGCCCTTATTCAAGGGCTAACAGAGTTTTTACCTATCTCAAGTTCTGCGCATTTAATATTACCTTCTGCAATTTTGGGCTGGGAAGATCAGGGATTAGCCTTTGATGTCGCGGTACATGTCGGCACTTTAGCGGCAGTTGTGATCTATTTCCGGCAGGAAGTGATTGATCTGCTTAGCGCATTTTTTGCTTCTATTTTTAAAGGTGACCGTAGTAAAGAAGCTAAGCTGGCATGGATGATCATCATCGCAACCATTCCTGCTGCACTATTTGGCTTGTTGATGAAAGACTTTATCGAACTGTATTTACGCAGTGCTTGGGTTATCGCTACAACGACAATCGTATTTGGCTTGCTGCTTTGGTGGGCAGATAAACGCTCTTCACTAACGGATGATGAATACACAGCGGATTGGAAAAAGTCGCTGTTTATTGGTGTTTCTCAGGCGCTTGCAATGATTCCCGGCACGTCGAGATCAGGGATCACTATGACAGCTGCTCTGCATTTAGGTTTTACACGTGAAGCTGCTGCTCGATTTTCTTTCTTAATGTCTATTCCTATTATTTTACTTGCAGGTGGTTATCTAGGTCTCAAGCTCGTAACGAGCGGAGAGCCAGTACATGTTGGATTCCTGCTAACGGGTATAGCTACTTCTTTTGTCAGTGCCTATGTTTGTATCCACTACTTCCTTGCTCTGATTAATCGAATAGGCATGCTGCCATTTGTTATCTATCGATTAACCTTGGGAGTTGTACTATTTGGGTTTTTATTACTAAGTTAA
- the ftsB gene encoding cell division protein FtsB, whose product MRIFTLALVILLGWLQYELWLGKNGVTDYKLVSSEITAQQKVNTTLKNRNEEMFAEIEDLRQGLDAIEERARHELGLVKKGETFYRVTNGAKSYGN is encoded by the coding sequence ATGCGAATCTTTACCTTAGCCCTAGTAATCTTACTCGGGTGGTTACAATACGAATTGTGGCTTGGTAAGAATGGTGTTACCGACTACAAACTCGTAAGTAGTGAAATTACTGCTCAGCAAAAAGTGAATACGACTCTAAAAAACCGCAATGAAGAAATGTTTGCGGAAATTGAGGATCTGCGACAAGGGCTCGATGCCATTGAAGAAAGAGCGCGCCACGAGTTAGGTTTGGTTAAAAAAGGTGAGACCTTTTATCGCGTAACGAATGGAGCAAAATCATATGGCAACTGA
- the ispD gene encoding 2-C-methyl-D-erythritol 4-phosphate cytidylyltransferase — MATEHSVVAIVPAAGVGSRMKADRPKQYLAIGKKTILEHTVDKLLSHPRVSKVVIAVSDQDPYYEKLSLNECKDVIRVSGGNERADSVLSALNYVTENQLTEWVMVHDAARPCVRHSDLDKLIQQATAHQVGGIMASPVRDTMKRSGKGQNIEHTVERTSLWHALTPQMFRSEQLKSALENALNSGAVITDEASAIEWAGFQPLLVQGRADNIKITQPEDLELATFYLNRD; from the coding sequence ATGGCAACTGAGCACTCGGTTGTTGCCATTGTACCAGCTGCTGGAGTCGGGAGCCGCATGAAGGCGGATCGTCCGAAACAGTATTTGGCTATCGGCAAGAAAACAATCTTAGAGCACACGGTTGATAAGCTTTTATCGCATCCTAGAGTTTCAAAAGTCGTGATTGCAGTTTCGGATCAGGACCCCTACTACGAGAAGCTGTCGCTTAATGAGTGCAAAGATGTAATTCGAGTTAGTGGAGGCAATGAGCGAGCGGATTCGGTTTTGTCTGCATTGAATTATGTTACTGAAAATCAACTGACTGAGTGGGTCATGGTACATGACGCAGCAAGGCCATGTGTGCGACACTCCGATTTGGATAAGCTAATTCAACAAGCAACTGCGCACCAAGTAGGCGGGATTATGGCTTCACCTGTTCGAGATACGATGAAACGCTCAGGAAAAGGCCAAAATATAGAACATACCGTTGAACGCACCTCCCTTTGGCATGCGTTAACTCCACAGATGTTTCGATCTGAACAGTTGAAATCAGCGCTTGAAAACGCGTTAAACAGTGGAGCTGTCATCACGGATGAAGCCTCAGCAATTGAATGGGCTGGTTTTCAACCGCTGCTTGTTCAAGGTCGAGCAGACAATATCAAGATCACGCAGCCCGAAGATCTTGAACTTGCCACTTTTTACTTAAATCGAGATTAG
- the ispF gene encoding 2-C-methyl-D-erythritol 2,4-cyclodiphosphate synthase yields MIRIGHGFDVHKFGGEGPVIIGGVSVPYEQGLVAHSDGDVALHALCDALLGAIAAGDIGRHFPDTDDKWKGADSRELLKEVYRQVKEQGYVLGNLDITIMAQAPKMAPHIEEMCTTIATDLETDIRNVNVKATTTEKLGFTGRKEGIATEAVVLLIKR; encoded by the coding sequence ATGATTCGAATCGGTCATGGCTTTGATGTACACAAATTTGGTGGAGAAGGCCCTGTTATTATCGGTGGTGTTTCTGTTCCTTATGAACAGGGTTTAGTCGCCCATTCGGATGGTGATGTAGCCTTGCATGCACTTTGTGATGCATTACTTGGTGCAATCGCCGCAGGTGATATCGGTCGACACTTTCCAGATACTGATGACAAATGGAAAGGAGCTGACAGTCGTGAACTTTTGAAAGAAGTTTACCGACAAGTTAAAGAGCAAGGCTATGTTCTAGGTAACTTGGATATCACTATCATGGCACAAGCTCCCAAAATGGCGCCGCATATTGAAGAAATGTGTACGACAATTGCCACTGATTTGGAAACGGATATTCGAAATGTAAATGTAAAAGCAACAACTACGGAAAAGTTGGGCTTTACGGGCAGAAAAGAAGGCATTGCCACTGAGGCAGTCGTTCTACTTATCAAACGCTAA
- the truD gene encoding tRNA pseudouridine(13) synthase TruD, translated as MSDQLSSLAYLYGAPTATATIKAKPEHFQVRENLGFTFEGQGEHLMVRVRKTGENTTFVANELAKACGVKSKDVSWAGLKDRHAVTEQWLSVRLPKGEQPDFSAFLKQYPSIEILETQWHSKKLRPGDLVGNDFTVTLSEVSDVESVEKRLKQIAQQGVPNYFGSQRFGNDGKNIDEARRWGKDNVRTRNANKRSMYLSAARSWIFNTILSERIEKQYFNQLIVGDIAQKDSTLSDVTEQNIGQLNQSLQKRDVAITAALPGDNELPTKQQALELEQKHLDAEPDLMSLIRGNRMRHDRRAIALHPENLQWQVEKDTVTLSFSLSAGSFATSIVRELALASEAERSY; from the coding sequence ATGTCTGATCAATTATCCTCTTTGGCTTACCTATACGGCGCGCCAACTGCTACTGCCACAATCAAAGCAAAACCAGAGCATTTCCAGGTGAGAGAAAATCTAGGTTTTACTTTCGAAGGGCAAGGTGAGCATTTAATGGTTCGCGTGCGTAAAACAGGAGAGAACACAACTTTTGTTGCCAATGAGCTCGCTAAAGCTTGCGGTGTTAAGTCGAAAGATGTCAGTTGGGCAGGTTTAAAAGATCGTCATGCTGTGACAGAGCAGTGGCTAAGCGTTCGTCTACCGAAAGGGGAGCAGCCTGACTTCTCGGCATTTTTGAAACAATACCCTTCAATCGAAATACTGGAAACACAATGGCATAGCAAAAAGCTTCGTCCAGGTGATCTTGTTGGCAATGATTTTACTGTTACGCTATCGGAAGTAAGCGATGTTGAGTCTGTTGAAAAAAGGCTGAAACAAATAGCCCAGCAAGGTGTGCCAAACTATTTTGGTAGTCAACGCTTTGGCAATGATGGCAAGAACATAGATGAGGCTCGCCGCTGGGGAAAAGATAATGTACGTACTCGAAATGCAAACAAGCGTAGCATGTACCTATCTGCTGCTCGTTCTTGGATTTTTAATACAATTTTGTCGGAGAGAATAGAAAAACAGTACTTTAACCAGCTTATTGTTGGCGATATTGCGCAAAAAGACTCTACACTTTCCGATGTAACAGAGCAGAACATAGGGCAGCTTAACCAGTCGTTGCAAAAACGTGACGTAGCGATTACGGCGGCTCTTCCGGGAGACAATGAGCTACCAACAAAGCAACAAGCGCTTGAGCTGGAGCAGAAACATCTAGATGCAGAACCTGATTTGATGTCACTGATTAGAGGCAATAGGATGCGTCATGATAGAAGAGCTATTGCACTTCATCCTGAAAACCTTCAGTGGCAAGTTGAAAAGGACACTGTCACTCTTTCTTTTTCACTGAGTGCCGGCAGTTTTGCTACTTCAATTGTGCGTGAGCTGGCTTTGGCTAGCGAAGCAGAGCGCAGTTACTAA